The nucleotide window CAACTGTTAATTTGGGGGTTTAATAACCGATGTTTACTGGGGGTAGTTATGTATGCAAAAGACAAGAACAGAAGCCCCAGTTTATGTGCACCTACCTCTGAAGACTGGGCTCCTTGTAGGAAATAGTGGGTCTGCCCCGTctcagtggtgctgctgagTCTTCTAAAGTTTGGGGGGATTTAGGTAGAGAAGTGTGAAATTGTATACCAGTATTTGTCAGTTCCTGGAAAGCTTTTCTCCCTGTAAATACAGCAGTTTATAGGctccattttaaatattttgtgaattGTTATGTAATCTTCAATTAGTAATTATTTTTGATATGTGTTTCTTAATTGATTACTGCTCCTACACTAAAGATACTCAGCACAACTCCATTGTATTAACTCCATTACATTGCATTTTAATAACTGCACTTATTACAGAAGAATTTAAACCTATCTTCCAGACTACATTAAAGTTTTTCTTATGTTCTTAATGTATCTCACTTTAAAAAAGAGATTGTCACATCAGAGCTGGCACATGGGCAGGTTATAGAAAAACCTACTCAACATACTTTTAGATACGGGAATTCCTGTTGAGTTGCAgtgtttctaaagaaaaaaaaaaagaaattttaagtcCAGATATATTTGCCATTTAAGAAGGGAACAGTGTAGTCCTGTCTTATTTCTCTTGGATAAAAGCTCAAGCTATTTTATCTTTCAATCCCCAACTTTTTGAATGTAATAGAATtcttaaaaaaaggaatacaTGCTTTAACTAAAATTGCTTCTCAAGAATGTAGACTACTTTTATCTGCCCTACTAAGTATCATGTTGGGATATACTGAAAAGTAACAAGGACATTAGTCACCACAATTTAAAAAGATATTGTAACTGATACATGATATAGAAGATTTTGGTGATTTTCATTCTTGTCCTTTTCCGGTCCTGTTTTATCTGCTCTTAACAAGCAATGAGAGGAGAGAATTAAGAGAAGACATGTTACCACTATTTCAGGCACTACCTAATTCAAAAGGCCTTGCTTTTTCTAGTCCACACACTTACCATGACAAGGAGTCAGAGTATTTTTGTTACTCTGTTTAGAAATATGATCCAtattttgttctggtttttcaGCATCCGGTGCTTCATTACAATCATTTTGCCTGTGGATTTCAGAGCTTTTCAGTATAGAGACATTGAAGGAAGCATTGTGGTTATCAAGAGCTGGAAGCTCCATATCAGGAAGACCTTCCTGGGAGGAGCTATCTGCCTTAAATGGCATATTCTTACAGCATTCAGCTTCAATCACAGGCTTCAACTTACTCTCAAAGGAATTCAATTCATGAGGGACTTCCTGGTCATCCAAAATATTCTGATCCCCCTGATCAATATGcctgaaataacttttttctcGTCTGGTCTCAGTAATATGAGAACTAAACCTCTCTTTCTGCTTTACATGCTTATCAGGAAAATTACTTATGTGGGAGGTTTTACTTGCCACTGCTGAGGAATCTACCTTCTTTAACCTGTTAGCATCATCATCAGCCTGTTCTTTAGCTTCTGATGTATTCAGAGCTACACCATTCTGAGTAACTGAAGCTACTTGTGTTTGCTGAGTTACAGCTGCTTTCTTTCCAGCCTCTGCAAGCAACAAATCCTTATTgtttaattctttgtttttacaAACTGAGAACTCTGTAAGATTTTCCTTTGGTATTACACATGCTTTGCGGCTGGCCTTTGCCAATGTACGCTTCAATCTGCCTGGTGAAAGATGGTTGCTCCTTTGGTCTACTTTCTGACTAACTTTATGAGGGCTGTCATTTTCAGCTTCTCTACCTTGTCTGTAACTActctttctgttgttttttctctgtgtaataTTCTTCTGGTCTTGTTTCCTCTTGCTGCTGTCACATTGGTTTATGTctgtttgagatttttttggaATATATTCTCCACACTGGCCAGTTTCCTCTCTATaggatttttctgtgtttgctttggaaAGGTTTTGAGAAGTTTTCCTCTTTATTGTTGGTTTGTTatctttttcatttgtattcaGACAGTCCTCCTGTAAAGCCAATACATCAGAAATGTTATCTTGTAATGGTAAATTTTCAGCACAATGAACTTCTTGTGGGATCTTGTTAACAGATGAACATGAATCTGTTCTTTGTATTCCACTTTCCACTTCTCCAAACATTTCTGAGAATGTTTCTTTATTTGTCTCTTCTTTTCTTGGATTCATTAGATTAACCTGGTATGTCCTCCTGGAATCCTCAGCTTTACTTGTTCTATTCTGTTGGTCTACAGAATTTCCTGTAGGTAGCTGCTCTGTCTGACTTTGGAATAGCTGAGTTTGTGAATCAGTAGTTTCTGAAGTTTCACTATTGTCAGTCCTAGAGAGTCTTTCTTCTGCATGCAAATTTGAATGCACTTCAgtcttgcttttaattttttctttatccttcttagaatattttacttttctgaaattTGGTAATATTTTGTCCGAAGTGGCATTACTAGTTTTATTTTGGTGCAATTTATAATTGCCTTTTGCTGTAACTGTGAGTAGTTCACTTGCATCACTAGCAGTCAACTCCATATCAGCATCATAGATAGTTTCTTCAGGTTTCATCTTGTCAGTAAAAGGCAGCTTGGTACAATCTGTCTTATTTTCACTGTTAAATTTAAGAGGTGAAGGAATAAGGCAGGACAAGTCCCTTGAACCTTCCTGCAAATTCCTATCATTGGCGTTGCTGCTACTGTTGATGATATGAGGAGGCAGATCCAATGGCCTACATTTTTTATCAAAATCCTTTATATCAGGTTGAGTTTTTGACTTACA belongs to Serinus canaria isolate serCan28SL12 chromosome 7, serCan2020, whole genome shotgun sequence and includes:
- the SGO2 gene encoding shugoshin 2 isoform X1, coding for MDKGATAKSSSAVFTSNAAKGWMKKRDGPLQAAKWNASLASKIKTKLINNSSMFKVSLQQNNKALAVALSVEKENSRKLKNEKIFLQKEVEKLQLHNIWLRQKLTCLNKTLIGIDAFLNENLSTAIEISSPSEDLQSSFPLSAGPSSPTGDKLRSARWSARTLELPAKLPFNAAANAKQQGSPSLDEASNSFKCTPNLTEEVHSDRVKFASLLSPGTNNQNFTETEPMVDKNRFLKENQLCAELSCSSAFLTHGKNTQSLEQSEEPTEQFHDSLLPSYENVTERKKNAVLCKSKTQPDIKDFDKKCRPLDLPPHIINSSSNANDRNLQEGSRDLSCLIPSPLKFNSENKTDCTKLPFTDKMKPEETIYDADMELTASDASELLTVTAKGNYKLHQNKTSNATSDKILPNFRKVKYSKKDKEKIKSKTEVHSNLHAEERLSRTDNSETSETTDSQTQLFQSQTEQLPTGNSVDQQNRTSKAEDSRRTYQVNLMNPRKEETNKETFSEMFGEVESGIQRTDSCSSVNKIPQEVHCAENLPLQDNISDVLALQEDCLNTNEKDNKPTIKRKTSQNLSKANTEKSYREETGQCGEYIPKKSQTDINQCDSSKRKQDQKNITQRKNNRKSSYRQGREAENDSPHKVSQKVDQRSNHLSPGRLKRTLAKASRKACVIPKENLTEFSVCKNKELNNKDLLLAEAGKKAAVTQQTQVASVTQNGVALNTSEAKEQADDDANRLKKVDSSAVASKTSHISNFPDKHVKQKERFSSHITETRREKSYFRHIDQGDQNILDDQEVPHELNSFESKLKPVIEAECCKNMPFKADSSSQEGLPDMELPALDNHNASFNVSILKSSEIHRQNDCNEAPDAEKPEQNMDHISKQSNKNTLTPCHGRKAFQELTNTGIQFHTSLPKSPQTLEDSAAPLRRGRPTISYKEPSLQSKLRRGDRFTDTQFLNSPVYKVKNKGNFKSKSKFY
- the SGO2 gene encoding shugoshin 2 isoform X2; the protein is MDKGATAKSSSAVFTSNAAKGWMKKRDGPLQAAKWNASLASKIKTKLINNSSMFKVSLQQNNKALAVALSVEKENSRKLKNEKIFLQKEVEKLQLHNIWLRQKLTCLNKTLIGIDAFLNENLSTAIEISSPSEDLQSSFPLSAGPSSPTGDKLRSARWSARTLELPAKLPFNAAANAKQQGSPSLDEASNSFKCTPNLTEEVHSDRVKFASLLSPGTNNQNFTETEPMVDKNRFLKENQLCAELSCSSAFLTHGKNTQSLEQSEEPTEQFHDSLLPSYENVTERKKNAVLCKSKTQPDIKDFDKKCRPLDLPPHIINSSSNANDRNLQEGSRDLSCLIPSPLKFNSENKTDCTKLPFTDKMKPEETIYDADMELTASDASELLTVTAKGNYKLHQNKTSNATSDKILPNFRKVKYSKKDKEKIKSKTEVHSNLHAEERLSRTDNSETSETTDSQTQLFQSQTEQLPTGNSVDQQNRTSKAEDSRRTYQVNLMNPRKEETNKETFSEMFGEVESGIQRTDSCSSVNKIPQEVHCAENLPLQDNISDVLALQEDCLNTNEKDNKPTIKRKTSQNLSKANTEKSYREETGQCGEYIPKKSQTDINQCDSSKRKQDQKNITQRKNNRKSSYRQGREAENDSPHKVSQKVDQRSNHLSPGRLKRTLAKASRKACVIPKENLTEFSVCKNKELNNKDLLLAEAGKKAAVTQQTQVASVTQNGVALNTSEAKEQADDDANRLKKVDSSAVASKTSHISNFPDKHVKQKERFSSHITETRREKSYFRHIDQGDQNILDDQEVPHELNSFESKLKPVIEAECCKNMPFKADSSSQEGLPDMELPALDNHNASFNVSILKSSEIHRQNDCNEAPDAEKPEQNMDHISKQSNKNTLTPCHETLQLNRNSRI